From Mauremys mutica isolate MM-2020 ecotype Southern chromosome 15, ASM2049712v1, whole genome shotgun sequence, one genomic window encodes:
- the ZSWIM9 gene encoding uncharacterized protein ZSWIM9, with protein MGDLGLGQEFHTWHQFSSFFDDWCEKHKVLFIIASLKPLISLRQNPLHYQPSLAATLRFRFVRLICKHSGTYVGQSTVQRNRLSEKIDCPASITLRLGPKKDRLVVIEASLEHNHKLSEVEFAHYFKRHQLEASMGLPIRITNSVSKRFLAPDLIWNLEDYSKAKDKGMCELLSQLDGLFKSDPGAKVKLVFQEDVAVLNSIFLATSHMRGLVQRFPRCLYMDKAACVNSEFELYSVLCQDGNGRGRECAYCVARRGVPDLVIFIVASLVQSAPDIKLKVKCLTVGVGITDVDAVEEVLPCTRVQICRLQVLEALYRKARELAVPKEDKVRNLLHNMANASSPRVYSQYLSDLEDVAPLPFLQYYLEHWHHNKGMWAECWAFERNCDCPFLEHMSFHQQKLRSALSPPLGLAACVRGLLELQVLRVEMAALNEERVSELYRAVCPPDSAALIAEELGLAKHANYHVKEVPEGFLLDGGICSFLVSRDLAACSCSIYVSSRRPCRHLFATRLWTGQPLYDPSLLHAASGGEGQDTYGCIDELEGNIGPLLVKHTGLRCIVGSGGWVLWSLLLLLVEHPGAAGLAQAPRGMEEDELQEKEFFSWEEFSAFFDAWCERRKVLFFVKNSVPLSKCKWATAPPRPDVVEALKYSSVRLVCKDFRGSSKPDQGGQHKGCCASIVLKMSPKKDRLIVTECQLAHNHALCPIEFAYYFKKGYLMANSCLPVRTTNKISKQFVGGPDVRRLLSYCKSRDHGVLDVLTVLDGLFASDPNAKVKLVFMEDKVIVQTIFFLSSRMMALSRRFPLMLFFDRMVGLNEEFDLYSVLCVDGAGRGREVAYCLTQRETPDLLRFTLASLVQSVPEVKLQVRCITLGVEIAHLEAVKELLPNARVQICRSQVLETLFSKAQELGAAEDERIWPLLCRLAAAKSPAAYQQAVQEMKAILPQRFVRYFQRHWQPRSEMWVQFWAFETARNVNACELLKQHQRRLLAALSPSPTVAQCMLDLLAMQVGSEAHELDEGVLATHYRAICKPEPAGLIEEELGFARHGRYRFQETAEGYLLHDGLSEFAMDQALTRCSCSIYTSSLLPCRHLFATRLRTGLALFDPGLLHRNQAALLGAC; from the exons ATGGGGGACCTGGGCCTGGGCCAGGAGTTCCACACGTGGCATCAGTTCAGCAGCTTCTTCGATGACTGGTGCGAGAAGCACAAGGTGCTGTTCATCATCGCCAGCCTCAAGCCGCTGATCTCGCTGCGCCAGAACCCGCTGCACTAccagcccagcctggccgccACCCTGCGCTTCCGCTTCGTCCGCCTCATCTGCAAGCACAGCGGCACCTACGTGGGCCAGAGCACCGTGCAACGCAACCGGCT cagcgAGAAGATCGACTGCCCGGCCTCCATCACGCTGCGACTGGGCCCCAAGAAGGACCGTCTGGTGGTGATTGAGGCCAGCCTGGAGCACAACCACAAGTTGTCAGAGGTGGAGTTTGCTCACTACTTCAAGCGTCACCAGCTGGAGGCCAGCATGGGGCTGCCCATCCGCATCACCAACAGCGTGTCCAAGCGGTTCCTGGCGCCCGACCTGATCTGGAACCTGGAGGACTACAGCAAGGCCAAGGACAAGGGCATGtgtgagctgctgagccagctggACGGCCTCTTCAAGAGTGACCCAGGCGCCAAGGTCAAGCTGGTTTTCCAAGAGGACGTGGCTGTGCTCAACAGCATCTTCTTGGCCACGTCGCACATGCGGGGCCTGGTGCAGCGCTTCCCCCGCTGCCTCTACATGGACAAGGCGGCCTGCGTCAACAGCGAGTTTGAGCTCTACTCGGTGCTCTGCCAGGACGGTAACGGGCGGGGCCGCGAGTGCGCCTACTGCGTGGCCCGCCGGGGCGTGCCCGATCTGGTCATCTTCATTGTGGCCTCCCTGGTGCAGAGCGCGCCTGACATCAAGCTGAAGGTGAAGTGCCTGACTGTGGGGGTGGGCATTACGGATGTGGACGCGGTGGAGGAGGTGCTGCCTTGTACCCGTGTGCAGATCTGCCGGCTGCAGGTGCTGGAGGCGCTGTACCGCAAGGCGCGCGAGCTGGCCGTGCCCAAGGAGGACAAGGTGCGCAACCTGCTGCACAACATGGCCAACGCCAGCTCGCCCCGCGTCTACAGCCAGTACCTGAGTGACCTGGAGGACGTGGCACCGCTGCCCTTCCTGCAGTACTACCTGGAGCACTGGCACCACAACAAGGGCATGTGGGCAGAGTGCTGGGCCTTCGAGCGCAACTGCGACTGCCCCTTCCTGGAGCACATGAGcttccaccagcagaagctgCGCTCGGCACTGAGCCCGCCTCTGGGGCTGGCGGCCTGCGTGCGGGGGCTGCTGGAGCTTCAGGTGCTGCGGGTGGAGATGGCAGCGCTCAATGAAGAGCGGGTGTCGGAGCTGTACCGCGCCGTGTGCCCGCCCGACAGCGCTGCGCTCATCGCCGAGGAACTCGGCCTGGCCAAGCACGCCAACTACCACGTCAAGGAGGTGCCCGAGGGCTTCCTGCTGGATGGCGGCATCTGCTCCTTCCTGGTGAGCCGCGACCTGGCCGCCTGCTCCTGTTCCATATATGTCTCAAGCCGCCGGCCCTGCCGCCACCTCTTCGCCACCCGCCTCTGGACTGGGCAGCCCCTCTACGACCCCAGCTTGCTGCATGCTGCATCGGGCGGTGAGGGGCAGGACACCTA TGGCTGTATTGATGAGCTGGAAGGAAACATAGGCCCACTGCTGGTGAAGCATACAG ggctgcggtgcattgtgggaagcggGGGCTGGGTGCTCTGGTCCCTGCTATTGCTGCTTGTGGAGCATCCTGGTGCTGCCGGGCTG GCCCAGGCTCCCCGCGGGATGGAGGAGGACGAGCTGCAGGAGAAGGAGTTCTTCTCGTGGGAGGAGTTCAGCGCCTTCTTCGACGCCTGGTGCGAGCGCAGGAAGGTCCTGTTCTTCGTCAAGAATTCGGTGCCGCTCAGCAAGTGCAAGTGGGCAACGGCGCCCCCACGGCCTGATGTGGTGGAGGCCCTCAAGTACAGCTCTGTGCGCCTGGTCTGCAAGGACTTCCGGGGCTCCAGCAAGCCCGACCAGGG GGGGCAGCACAAGGGCTGCTGCGCCAGCATCGTGCTGAAGATGAGCCCCAAGAAGGACCGGCTCATCGTCACCGAGTGCCAGCTGGCCCACAACCACGCCCTGTGCCCCATCGAGTTTGCCTACTACTTCAAGAAGGGCTACCTGATGGCCAACTCGTGCTTGCCGGTGCGCACCACCAACAAGATCTCCAAGCAGTTTGTGGGAGGGCCAGACGTGCGGCGCCTGCTCTCCTACTGCAAGAGCCGTGACCACGGGGTGCTGGACGTGCTGACCGTGCTGGACGGGCTCTTCGCCAGCGACCCCAACGCCAAGGTCAAGCTGGTCTTCATGGAGGACAAGGTCATCGTCCAGACCATCTTCTTCCTGAGCTCGCGCATGATGGCGCTGAGCCGGCGCTTCCCGCTCATGTTGTTCTTCGACCGCATGGTGGGGCTGAACGAGGAGTTTGACCTGTATTCGGTGCTGTGCGTggacggggcggggcggggccgggaggtggCCTACTGCCTCACACAGCGGGAGACGCCCGACCTGCTGCGCTTCACGCTGGCCTCGCTGGTGCAGAGCGTGCCTGAGGTCAAGCTGCAGGTGCGGTGCATCACGCTGGGCGTGGAGATCGCCCACCTGGAGGCGGTGAAGGAACTGCTGCCCAATGCCCGCGTGCAGATCTGCCGCTCCCAGGTGCTCGAGACGCTCTTCAGCAAGGCGCAGGAGCTGGGTGCCGCCGAAGACGAGCGCATCTGGCCCCTGCTCTGCCGGCTGGCTGCAGCCAAGTCACCGGCCGCCTACCAGCAGGCGGTGCAGGAGATGAAGGCCATTCTCCCCCAGCGCTTCGTGCGCTACTTCCAGCGCCATTGGCAGCCGCGCAGTGAGATGTGGGTGCAGTTCTGGGCCTTTGAGACGGCCCGCAACGTCAACGCCTGCGAGCTGCTCAAGCAGCACCAGCGCCGGCTGCTGGCAGCCCTCAGCCCCTCGCCCACTGTGGCCCAGTGCatgctggacctgctggccatgCAGGTGGGCAGCGAGGCCCATGAGCTGGACGAGGGAGTGCTGGCCACGCACTACCGTGCCATCTGCAAACCGGAGCCGGCTGGCCTGATCGAGGAGGAGCTGGGCTTTGCACGGCACGGCCGCTACCGCTTCCAAGAGACGGCCGAGGGTTACCTGCTCCACGACGGCCTGTCCGAGTTCGCCATGGATCAGGCCCTGACGCGCTGCTCCTGCTCCATCTACACCTccagcctgctgccctgccgcCACCTCTTTGCCACGCGACTGCGCACTGGGCTGGCGCTCTTCGACCCTGGCCTGCTGCACAGGAACCAAGCAGCACTGCTGGGCGCATGctag